One Armatimonadota bacterium genomic window, GCGCATCCCCAAGGGGGTGCTGCTGCTGGGGCCGCCGGGGTGCGGCAAGACGCTGCTGGCGCGCGCGGTGGCGGGCGAGGCGGGGGTGCCCTTCTTCCACATCAGCGGCTCCGACTTCGTCGAGATGTTCGTCGGCGTCGGGGCCTCGCGCGTGCGCGACCTCTTCGAGCAAGCCAAGGCCAATCGCCCCTGCATCATCTTCATTGACGAGATTGACGCGGTCGGCCGCCAGCGTTTCGCCGGCGTCGGCGGCGGCCACGATGAGCGCGAACAGACCCTCAACCAGTTGCTGGTGGAGATGGACGGCTTCGACCCCAATGCCGGGGTCATCCTCATCGCCGCTACCAACCGCGACGACGTGCTCGACCCGGCGCTGACGCGACCGGGGCGCTTCGATCGCCGCATCGTCGTGCCGCCGCCGGACATGAAGGGGCGCACGCAGATACTAACCGTTCACGTCAAGGGCAAGCCCCTGACCGAGGATGTGGATCTGGAGGTGCTGGCGCGCCGCACGCCTGGCTTCTCCGGAGCCGACCTTGCCAGCCTCGCCAACGAGGCGGCGCTGCTGGCCGCGCGCGACGATAAGACCAAGATCGACATGAATGATTTCGAGGCCTCGGTTGACCGCGTCATCGCCGGCCCGGAGCGCAAGAGCCGGATCATATCGGAGCAGGAGAAGAAGATCCTCGCCAACCACGAGGTCGGGCACGCCCTCCTGGCCGAGGTGCTGCCCCATGCCGACCCCCTGCACAAGACCTCCATCCTCTCGCGCGGCCTGGCGCTCGGCTACACCCTGCAACTGCCGGAGCAAGACAAGCACGTCGCCACGCGCTCGCACCTGCTGGACGAGATCTCGGTCATGCTTGGGGGGCGCGCCGCCGAGAATATCGTCTTCGGCGAGCCCACCACCGGCGCCAGCAATGACCTCGATCGCGCGACCGAGGTCGCGCGGCGCATGGTGACCGAGTTCGGCATGTCCGACAAGCTCGGGGCTCGCAGCTTCGGGCGCCGTCATGGCATGCCTTTCCTCGGCCGCGACCTGATGGAGGACCGCGACTACAGCGACGAGATCGCCTCCGCCATCGACCGCGAGATTCGCAGCATCATTGACCAGTGTTACCACCGCGCCGAAGAGGTCATCCAGGA contains:
- the ftsH gene encoding ATP-dependent zinc metalloprotease FtsH, with the protein product MLVWAGLLVGVVVAARQIAHKQPPSKKLSASEFLAVVEHGQVAKASFGKDLVTGELRDNQGRFEVWLPDAEREPYVKALQRSHVAFAYDRPPISDSLLSNIIVAVIVAALVVVFWMFIMRQAQSGGNQAIAFGRSRAKRITEGMPRITFGDVAGVDEAKEELMEVVDFLKNSKRFQILGARIPKGVLLLGPPGCGKTLLARAVAGEAGVPFFHISGSDFVEMFVGVGASRVRDLFEQAKANRPCIIFIDEIDAVGRQRFAGVGGGHDEREQTLNQLLVEMDGFDPNAGVILIAATNRDDVLDPALTRPGRFDRRIVVPPPDMKGRTQILTVHVKGKPLTEDVDLEVLARRTPGFSGADLASLANEAALLAARDDKTKIDMNDFEASVDRVIAGPERKSRIISEQEKKILANHEVGHALLAEVLPHADPLHKTSILSRGLALGYTLQLPEQDKHVATRSHLLDEISVMLGGRAAENIVFGEPTTGASNDLDRATEVARRMVTEFGMSDKLGARSFGRRHGMPFLGRDLMEDRDYSDEIASAIDREIRSIIDQCYHRAEEVIQERRQSMERIVQVLLEKETLDRAEFKALLDGQPLPEPRPGSAQPRQGRQTAPDARRQEGESVGQAGIEPSPA